The genomic window GAAAGATGATGCATAATTTTGAACTATTCATCTGTTTTGTTAGATCCTTGGGACTGGAATGGATACACAGGATACGTCACCTTCTGTATTACTCTTCTTTGACAAACAAAGATTCATCTTTAATGCTGGAGAGGTAAGTTTTTCtgcaattttattataaagtgTGTAGctttttgttagtgttttattGGTTAAAGAATTGAATTGCAGGGGTTGCAACGTTTTTGTACTGAACATAAAATTAAGTTATCAAAGGTGTgaccaaacttcttcttttggacTTACTACTACTTGTGTCTGTGATGAGACGAGTTTAATATGTGATGATTCGCTTAACTCTTTTCAGGTagatcatatatttttgtctcGTGTGTGCTCAGAGACAGCAGGCGGGCTTccaggtttgttttcttttgatttaggCATCAGCTGCATTGTGTTTGCTGCTAGATCATTAGACAGTGATAAGTGTTGTTCCTATTTTAAATGCTTTAGGTCTTCTACTGACCCTAGCTGGTATCGGGGAACAAGGACTATCCGTGAGTGTTCTTCTCATATGATCTCTTTGTATGTTTCCTGTCTGCTTTTCCTGAGCTTATGACAATTATTATATGAGTGGAATTGCTCAACTTCTAAAATCTCTTTTGTTACAAAGGTCAACGTATGGGGTCCTTCAGATCTTAAGTATTTGGTTGATGCTATGAGGTCATTTATCCCTCGTGCTGCCATGGTTCATACAAGAAGTTTTGGTCCATCATTGAATATATCTGACTCTGCGCCTCAGATTGGCTTAAGTAAACCCAAAGATGATGCCTATGTTCTTGTGGATGACGAAGTTGTGAAAATATCCGCCATTCTCCTAGAACCAAGTCGCTTAGAGGAATCTGGCAGCAAACCTGGTGAAACAGcagttatatatgtatgtgaatTACCTGAAATCAAAGGAAAGTTTGATCCAAAGAAGGCCATGGCTCTTGGATTGAGAGCTGGTCCAAAGTACAGTTATCTTCAGTCTGGACAGTCAGTCAAGTCagattttaaagatattaCGGTATGTCTCAAAGAGCAATCATTGGGAATCTTCACAACCCAATATCAGTTTCTATACAAGCAGACTAACACTGTTCACGCTTAATCATAGGTTCATCCGAGTGATGTGATGGGACCTTCAGTTCCTGGTCCTGTTGTTTTGCTTGTGGATTGTCCAACAGAGTCACATGCCGAGGAACTGCTATCTATCCCGTCTATGAAGACTTATTATTCATGTCTTGACAATTCAACAGATGGAGCTAAGCTTGTTAATTGTATTATTCATCTAAGTCCAGCTTCTGTAACAAATAGTTCTACATACCGAAGCTGGATGAAGAGATTCCATTCTGCCCAGCACATTCTCGCTGGACATGAAGCGTGAGTCTTCTCAACTATGGTTCTTTCTCATAAAAGAACTGTTGAATTTATTTGTCTGATATGTAGTTTTGGTGTTTGTCCAGGAAGAATATGGAGTTTCCAATCCTGAGAGCCAGTTCTAGAATCACAGCCAGACTTAACTATTTATGTCCACAGTTCTTCCCAGCTCCTGGATTTTGGTCTCATCAACATGATAATAACTCGATAAACCCCACTTCTTTGAGCAAGGTTACAAACGCttttctgatattttctttttgagttgAATCTGGCTGTGTTCATTTAGTCAAGTtgtgttcttttcttctcttgtcaGTGCTTCGATTCGAATCTTGGTGAAAGCATTTCTGCTGAAAATCTCCTCAAGGTATTGAATGTTGCTTCAGTGCATCATTCCATATGAAACTTCCTTTCTTTAGCTCTTAAGTCTCTCGCTTTCTCTCATTGATATATTGTGGGCAGTTCACTTTGCGTCCACATGGTAATCTTGGGGTAGACAGATCTAGTATCCCTAGTCGATTAACAGCTTTACGAGTGATGGATGAGCTTCTTTCAGAAATTCCTGAAATCAGCAGTAAGACCGAAGAAATCAAGCAGTTATGGAATGGACAACACAACAAGATGATGATCGAAGAGCCATGGCTGGGTGAAAGCACTGTTCCAAGCTGTCTTGAAAACATTAGAAGAGACGACATGGAGATAGTTCTTTTGGGCACTGGTTCCTCCCAACCCTCAAAATACCGAAATGTCACGGCAATTTACATCGACCTATTCTCTAGAGGCAGTATTCTCTTGGATTGTGGGGAAGGTACCTTAGGCCAGCTTAAACGAAGATATGGTTTAGAAGGAGCTGATGAAGCAGTCAGAAACTTGAGATGTATATGGATCTCTCACATCCATGCTGATCACCATACGGGTCTTGCAAGAATCCTTGCTCGCAGACGTGAGCTTTTGAAAGGATTGGCTCATGAGCCAGCAATTGTGGTTGGACCGAGATCGCTTAAGAACTTTCTCGATGCATATCAAAGACTTGAGGATTTAGATATGGAGTTTCTCGACTGCAGGAACACCACAACAACATCTTGGGCTTCTGTAGAAACCAGCCGCCCTGAGAAAAATACCAGTAGCGGCAATGCAGAGGGTTCTTTGTTCAGTAAAGGAAGTCTAATGCagagtatatataaaagaccGAGCAGCCCACTGACAGACAATTCTTCAGCTTTACCATTCttgaagaaactgaaaaaagtCCTCGGCGAAATGGGGTTGGAGCATTTGATTAGCTTTCCTGTTGTGCATTGCCCTCAAGCCTTTGGGGTTTCGTTAAAAGCagcagaaagaaaaaacattgcCGGAGATGAGATTCCGGGGTGGAAAATGGTTTACTCGGGAGACACAAGGCCTTGTCCTGAGATGGTTGAAGCTTCAAAAGGAGCAACAGTTCTTATACATGAGGTGCTTTTCTATATAAGCAAAACTGTGTAAAACATTTACATCTCATTCTTAAAATTTACCATCTTTTCAAACTTATAACAGGCGACGTTTGAGGATGCGTTGGTAGAAGAAGCTGTGGCTAAAAACCATAGCACAACTAAAGAAGCAATCAAAGTTGGATCTTCAGCAGGTGTATACCGAACCGTACTGACACATTTTAGCCAGAGATACCCAAAGATCCCGGTGATTGACGAATCACATATGCACAATACATGCATTGCCTTTGATATGATGAGTATAAACATGGCGGATTTACATGTGCTTCCAAAGATTTTACCTTACTTCAAAACTCTATTCAGAAACCAagtggttgaagaagaagaagaagaagaagagactgaTGATGATAGCTTAATACGTGACAAAGTCCCAAGCTTTTTCATCAATTAGTATATAGATTagaatgttctgttttgtcCCCTGTTTTTGACTGTGTTGTATTGTCTTTAGAAATAATAtcaatttaattgatttttccTGTGAGTGTGACAGAGGAAATAAATCAGTTTCATGTGCATAATGTGAAttgtgaaaaagaaattaaaaaaaatcggaACTTTGGGAAATAAGGAAAGACACCGAAGAACACACAACCATTCCTCTTTATTGACCGcttccttctttctctgtCACATACGAATCggtgagtttttttcttctcaatttctccGTTCTCTGCTGATTTCTCCGAGGTTATTGATTCGATTCCGCTTGACGCATGATTGTGTTGTCTCAAGGGTCTAATTTTACCTCCGCGTTGATTGGTTTATAGGGGAAATTTGGATCCCGATCGTGATCTTTAGTTTGGTGAATTTGAGCTGGAATTGGAGCTTAAAGGATCGGTTTTTTGACTGATCTAATTGTTTTGAGGATCGGTCTTTCATAAAGTTGTTGtctttgaagcttttttgACTGGTGAGGACGAAAAAGTTGTGATTTTGGGAATTAGGGTTGTTTTGTTTCGAATTCGCCATGGATACGAGCAGGAGAGCTGTGGAATCGTATTGGAGGTCGCGGATGATAGATGCGGTTACGTCTGATGAGGACAAAGTTGCGCCTGTGTACAAATTGGAAGAGATCTGTGACCTCCTTCGTTCTTCTCATGTCAGCATCGTCAAGGAGTTTTCTGAATTCATTTTGAAACGTCTTGATAACAAAAGCCCCATTGTTAAGCAGAAGGTATTTTCAATTAcgtttgttttctgtttttgattgtGAAATGTTGTTCCTTTGTGAGACATTTGTTTTCCATGAAGATTTTGATTGAAATGTTTGCATGTCGGGATTGATTTAGATTGTAGGtagatgtttgttttttcttagaaTGGATCAAAGAGAAAGctttatgtgtttgattatAGCGTAGAGTTTGTTTATAGGGAGACGTAGAATGGATCTTATTGTGGCTAAAAGCTCTGTAGGAACTGGTTATACTGATTTTggttattatatgtatatacagGCTCTTAGGTTGATAAAGTATGCTGTGGGAAAGTCTGGCTCAGAGTTTAGACGAGAAATGCAAAGGAATTCGGTTGCAGTGCGCAATCTATTCCATTACAAGGGGCATCCAGATCCTTTAAAAGGAGATGCACTTAATAAGGCTGTACGGGAAACTGCTCATGAAACAATTTCTGCTATATTCTCAGAAGAGAATGGTACTAAACCAGCTGCTCCTGAAAGCATCAACAGACGCATTGAAGGATTCGGGAATACTAACTTTCAGGTGCCCTCTAATGATAATAAATCGTTCCTTAGTGAGGTGGTGGGTATTGGAAGTGCATCTATAAAGCAAGGAATCAGTAATTTTGCTCAAGGCCATTTGccaaagaagaatgagaatGGCAGCAGCAGCTACAGAGGTCCAAATCTCCACAGATCATTAACTATGGAAAATGAGAACTTCAGTAGATATGATCCAGTTAAGCTGGGGAAGGATGGTAACTACGGAACGTCTAAGAACACGACTGGTGGATCTTGGGGCCACGCTTCCGGAGAAGCAAGTGAAAGTTCTGCTTCAGTTCGTGTTGAGAGCAAAACTCGTGAGGAAAAGCTGCTGGAAACCATTGTTACATCTGGTGGTGTACGCCTGCAGCCAACTCGTGATGCTcttcatgttttcattttagaGGCTGCAAAAATGGACGCTGTTGCTTTAAGCATTGCTCTTGACGGGAAGCTCCATTCTCCAATGTGGCAGGTATGTTTATGATTATTTCCTAGTCACCTCCTTGTGAAACTGTTTGATGCTACTAATGTacttttttcttgattatATCATCtgtattttcttttccctGGCTTGTTTCTTCTGTAGCGTTAATCTTCCCACTTTTGTACTTTGAAAGTAACTGTGTTTTTCTGTTTGGCAGGTTCGGATGAAAGCTTTATGTGTCCTTGAGGCCattttgaggaagaaggaagatgagAATTTTTCAATTGTACATACCTATTTTAGTGAAAACTTGGATGCCATACAGCGGTGCGCAGAGTCTCCACAATCTTCCCTTCGAGAAAAGGCGAACAAGGTAAGCTTCTGCTTGTTATAACCATTcacaaaactcttttttgGCATTATGCTAATTTGTTGGTTAACTCGAGATACCGATGTTGTGTAGGTTCTGAGCCTTCTAAATGGTGGACAGTCAAGTGGGTTGATGAGCAGCTCTGATAATACTGTGAAGCGAGAGGCTGCTGTTGATTTACCTGACTTGATTGACACCGGTGATTCAGACGATACTTTGAACAATCTGAATGCTATAGATACTGGCAGTACAGTGGCGACAGCAGGTCCATTGATGGATGATGATTGGTTTGGGGATAGCTCTGACATTGGACTGAGTAGCAGCGAGAAGAAAACTGATGACGACCCCTTTGCAGATGTCTCATTTCATCcgaatgaagaaaaagaaagtgcAGATGACCTCTTCTCTGGAATGACTGTCGGGGAAAAGTCCGCTGCTGTTGGTGGTAATCATGTGCCTGATCTATTTGATATGTTTGGGTCAACTGCAAAACTTGAAGCAGAGCCAAAAGATGcaaaaaacattaatgatTTGATGGGAAGTTTCTCCATTGACGAAAACAATTCAAATCAGAAAGGCTCGTCTTCAAGCACTCTTCCACAGGATTTATTTGCAATGCCGAGCACCACCAGCCACCAAGCACCGGAAAATCCTGTTGGAGGCATTCTTGGCTCACAAAATCCTGGGTTTATTCAAAACACAATGCTTCCTGGAGGTGTTATGCCATTCAATTTTCCTCaagggatgatgatgaatccaGCTTTTGCATCCCAACCTTTGAATTACGCTGCCATGGCAAGCTTGTTAGCTCAGCAGCAGCAGTACCTTGGTAATATGTCCAACTTCCAGCAGTTCGGCAATCTGAACGCTCAGGGTAGCGGAAATGTTCTTTCTATGGGTACAAGTGGAGGGAATCAGTCCGCACTCCCTGATATATTCCAGCCAAATTTTGGTAATCAGGCTCCAACCTCAACAATGAATGGTtcgaaaaaagaagataccAGAGCCTTCGATTTCATTTCTGTAAGTTTTGCCATCTTGCTCCTGATCTTTGATTCTAAAGTTTGGTCAATCTGCCATTTGTCTTTGTACATGTGACATCAAATCTCACACACATAATGTCTAGCTCGATTAAAACCACCTAAACATAGTCAGACTAGATCTACTTTTGTGGCATAGTTAAAAAACCTTCGTTTGATGTACATACACTCATGGAGCAACTACATAAATGTTTGTGTGATGCAGGATCATCTTACATCAGCCCGCGACACAAAGAGAGTATCTTGATGGTTGCTTACAAAATTCCGCCTTCCAGTGTTAAATGCTATTTCATGAGATGTGGACACAAGGGTGCAGGAAgctaaaacattaatttatgAGAGCTGTATAGACTTGAGGAGAAAATGGAGATAGCTTTATAATTCATATGGTAAgggtttttgcttcttttatcTGTTTCCTCgttttgtctttggtttttcttcttctttggagtCCATTGTTCTTGGCATGAACATGTAGTTGTAGAgttgctttttgtttgttactaGATGTGTTTATTTTGTTCCGTTGCTATATATTATATCTGAAGAGACTTGTGTCTGTGTATCGAACGTAGACAAGAAAGGAAATGAAACTGAGAAAGGAAATGCATATGAATAGTTTAAAGACTTCAAGTCAAGTCCAGTTGTTTTTGCGTTtcttaattagaaaattttgttgatgGAGAAAAACGAAAGCCAgggataattttgtttaatcgtGATGTCTGTTACAATTTGGagtagttaataaaataaggTAGATCTAATCTAAGTGGCTGCAatgagctttttttttctcacacGTTAAACTTGGTCCATATTCTCAGCATTGCCTGTTATACTGGTTTGCTCATTTTAAATTGGCGTTACTTATTTTAGGATACATCCATTGGTCAAGTGTTTGCATTGGTGTAGATATTTTCATAcgataagaaagaaagaaagctaATAATTTCTCAATCTATTTAGGTGAAACTATTCAGAGTTTGATTaatgagagaaaaaggaaatgatgcccctttattttcttacctGAAGTTTAATAAGAATGCATCTTTTGTGTACTTTCTACCAACGgtaaagattgaaaaaaatggtggaagttacttttcttatctttttaaaaagtggtAACGGGAAAATGACGAGTGACATCCTCATTACATAAATCCAATTAATAAGATTTTGAGGTTCCCATACTgtgtaaatataaaaataaagaatgaataaaaataCCTCAACGGGCAGATTGATAGTGACATATGGAAGTAACTTTAGACTCTCCAAGTCTCTCTCAAATAGGAAACGAAGGAGACATTGagattattttttagaaaGTTAATAAACGATCTCTTCtgtaaatcttttctttttacattcTCTGCATCTTTTATGCTTCTTTGTTGGCAAATCCATCCTCAGTTTTATTTcgtttaaaaaattatcaatatGGTCAAATGTATATTACATATAATAGGtgtagatatattttttttttttttggatttttataaaatcttcatGATAATTGAAAGATGGGTAGGCTAAATGTCACTTAAAATGGAGCGTCTAATTTCATTAGTCAAATtaagtatttattttctttgatagTTTGACACATTTCCACCAAATTAATTAGCCTTTGAAATAAGAAATAGTATGcttgttgacaaaaattaaaagaaagaaatagtCTAATTCCacccaaaacaaagaacaatcaaaataatctaaaaacaagaacacaataataatagtatgcagttgtaaaatcaaaatcacaatttACTCATATgtatatggaaaaaaataaaaaaaatactatacagTTTTAAGAGTCTAATTTGGTACGATTGACGGTTGTAATAATTACTATTGATTCTCACATccaaaaaccagaaaaaaaacgtgttatgtttttatactaaaagaaagtttattaaaaaaaaaaacctcagaATCAAAGCTCTCTCATTAGCACTTTAGCAGTCAGTCTATAAATACATGTCTCACATccacacaaaaagaagaagtaagtaTCAAACGAGAGTACAAAAGATGACGTCACTCAACAGCTCTGCATCACCAACATCATCGTCATCAGACCAATCTGATGCAACTACTACAACAAGCACCCACTtgtctgaagaagaagctccacccagaaacaacaacacaagaaagagaaggagagattcttcttctgcttcttcatcttcttcaatgcAACATCCTGTTTACAGAGGTGTGCGGATGAGAAGTTGGGGCAAATGGGTCTCCGAGATCCGACAACCTCGTAAGAAAACTCGTATTTGGCTCGGCACTTTTGTCACCGCTGATATGGCTGCTCGTGCTCACGACGTCGCTGCTCTCACCATCAAAGGCTCCTCCGCCGTCTTAAATTTCCCTGAGCTTGCTTCTCTCTTCCCTCGTCCGGCGTCATCATCGCCGCATGATATCCAGACAGCCGCCGCAGAAGCCGCCGCCATGGTGGTCGAAGAAAAACTGTTAGAGAAGGATGAGGCTCCGGAGGCCCCACCTTCGTCGGAATCTTCTTACGTGGCGGCGGAGTCAGAGGATGAGGAGAGGTTGGAGAAAATTGTGGAGCTGCCTAACATTGAAGAAGGAAGTTATGACGAGAGTGTGACATCACGTGCTGATCTGGCTTATTCTGAGCCGTTCGATTGTTGGGTGTATCCTCCGGTTATGGATTTTTATGAAGAAATATCGGAGTTTAATTTCGTGGAATTGTGGAGCTTTAATCACTAATTAAGTTAGGAAAGTGCATTATATTGCAATATTGCATCATAGATAacatttgtatttcttttctttttgtacgGATACGTAGCATATGCTACTATACTAGGGCTAGTGTACcaaatattgtaaaatatacttattaatatttatgtaaatgtgtaatatatataacatacaATTATTGTAAGTTTGGAAATTGGAAACTATCGTTACGCAATGTTCTTGTACTTGTGAatcacaacaaacaaaaatgttatttaactCTTCTTAAACGTATAAATTCCTAAAAGAGTCAATGGtcattctttgtttcttctcaccAGTCAATAACCCTCTTCTCCAATGCTGActataattgattttaaattgttaCAATTATTGTGAAGAAAATAGTTGGAATCTATGACAAGTTGACATTATTCTATAACTACATTCCAATTTACAAGATTGAAGATTATTAATCTAGGTATGTCGATTAGATAATTCCAGAAGcaagaaatttatattatagttAGGTAACTGTAGGAGTTTAGGTTGgaacaaaatttgtaatgatCAAATATGAGAATGCATTATAGAACactctaaaaataattcaaatgaGGTACACCGTCCAatcttttttacttatttaatattttgactaattatatcttcttcttttttttttgtgcaccaACATTACTAATAGAATATAGTTTAtgtttgcaaaaaaataacattgcTTCTGCTGTGAAAAACGTTTACAGTATAACCAACATAAAATCACTGTGGATAAAATGAAATTCCTTTATTTCGACCAACATAAGTACAGAACATTAACGGTCAcgtacttttgttttgtgttttggtcaCGGGTTCATCCTTATTATAATTCATATTAAATTCCACTAATTcgtttgtttttatcaaactAGTTAAACTTTTGCCAACAAACCGAAAAGATCAatattcaaagaagaaaaatgcatttgaatttttaataaaaggtGGAGTTACAGTTCAGATTCCATAGTCACATAGCTCTTTATTTTGAAACTGTTACGTGATTTTTAGTCTTCTTAAACAcgggttttgtttatttctttaatatttgaGTGTGTTTAATTTTAGCTTAAATATAGTATTTAACTGAATATGAGTAGAGATGGTGGTGTGGGAACGAGCAAGTCAAATACTGCCGTTGTGGACctcttttcttgttgtcaAATTCTTTTGAcgaattcaatttttattttttttaccgtTGTTTAAGAAGATTAATAATTTTGGACACTTTATATGAGACAAGAACCCAAAGAAATCGTATTGAACCTATATCcagattataaaatatgagaaaactatttttaacatattaatttCTGTAGTGCTttgataaaattcaaataaacgACTTTTATCATTAATAACAGTGAAGTGAATTGTATAGAACAATTATGTACGTAAGagttttaaataataaaattagaaaatcgGTTGGgtatttcgattttttagTAAACAGTACATGATGATGAGTCGGGTGGGTTCAATAATAGAGATTAAGCCATTAAGGTGGCCAATTACCAATAAGGAGGTTAAGTAAATGATTTGGTAAACGGgttaactaaaaataaaataaaaattggtaaCACGTAAATATCATTTAGTTGTCAAATCTTGCAAGTCAAATGTTATCTGCTCtgtaataataatcaaatagTTGTATGTATATCGACCAACCTAAGCACTCTTGATTTGATTCTCATCAATTTGCAATTTCACCTAAATAcctaacaaaaagaaaaatcatggATTAGCATGTGCCCATTGTTCAATGTCTtccaatttttatatatagcaaattaaaataatccaCATGCTCCACATAAGTTCATGACATAAAAATTCATAATCCTTTTTTCAAGATATGtgaaacaatttaaaattgaCTATTGCTTCAATATGGATAAAAAGAAGTGTTATACTATATTGAAGCTCAAAGAATTATCTAACATGTACTATTACAAAGATTACAGAGGAAATATAGATAAAGGATCAACCTCATTGTCTCTATAATGggtttttgatgtttattCCCTACGATTGTCACGAACTGTCTCTTTTCTCCAAATTACAATCATCTTATGAACTGTTTCTTGCGGTAGTCATGTCCAGTTTCAGCACCATCTCTTCTAGCTCAAGCCGTTTGATCTTCCTAAGTTCAAGGATACTCGGTGGCATTGGTTTACTGGACCCATAGAGCTCAACAAGAGTGAAGAATTCTTGTTTCGTTAGACTTTTCTTTTGAACCAGTTTCTCTACCACCTCGTCCATGAGCGTCCTGTTTCTTCCAAGAATCTGGTGTATGcgtttgtaaatatatatttaacaagACCAATATAAAGGAGATGCTATGATATAGATGTAGTTGATTTAGAAGTCTACTTTACCTCTTTAGCACGCTCGTAACACATGTTCAATATCCGCAATGCCTCCACATCAATATCCTGCAAATCCATGTATCAGAAGATGATATCTGTTCTCTGAAAACTGAAGTGAAAACAATGTCAAGATATGGCCTTACGTTAATTCGATCAGCTACCCAGAAGTTATTCAAGCCATGATGCTTATCAGAAAGACCACCAAGAACCAATGATCGAGCAGCTGATCTTGCGTTATCCGATGTTTCAGCCCATATCGTGCTTAACTGTAACAAATCATTAGCAAAGGTTggtaaactaaaaaaaaatatgaccaCAGTTATTAGAGAAGAGTAAAATGATATATCATATCTCTCACCTGATCCTCACCGTACCATAGTTCATCTGCAGCACGGGGTGCTAACTGAACAGTGATGTGATCCAAGATGGATTGTCGACTACATATAGTAGACCACCAAAGGACATATAGATTAACATAAAGAACCCGTGTAATCATGAAAGTAAATCTGTATGATGAAAGCCACAAACCTAAGCATGCCTTCCTTAAATTTGATATGATCCATCTTCACCCGGACATAACCCAATTCTCTACCAGCTCTAGGGTTGATTGTCAGCTGGTCAAGGTCATCGAAATGTCACGGTGCGGTAAAACAGAAAGTTGAAGCTTCATTCAATGTATGAAGGGGAAAAGAGATTTAAGAAACCTACAAATTCTATATTCTTCATATCAGGAAAGTTCACTGCTACAACAGCCATTGCAGCTTCATTGATCGCAACTTGTCGCCATGTCTCCAAGCTCCTGTCTTTTCTATCTAACattcctctttcttctatttgtgCAGCTTGAAGCAAATCATCTGTTGTTAACTGCATTAGAGTTACAGAATATAGATGATTTCTCAGTCTTTTACTTGCTGGAATCAAAAATAGACTTCTAAACTTAATATTAGCCTAAGCTTCCTATCGAGCACAACATCCAATCACTTAATTTAATTCACACACACCATATTACCAGATGCTACACGATCCTAACATTTGAAACCAAACCCATCCAAAAAACAAGAGCAGATATAACTAATTTGAACTAAAAATATTGATCCCACCTCTGTTCTTCCATCACGCATCATATTAATTGCCGCGATCTCAACAATATTAGCAAGCTCTGCTCCAACCATGCCATCTGTCATGCTAGCAACTGCCATATAGTCTAAATCTTCAGCCATCGGCTTCTTACGAGCATGAACCTAAacagcaaaaccaaaacaaaaatataaatttggaCCGAGGACAAAACTCTACTtttaacctcttttttttttgttgcaaattTACAAGTTTAAGAATACATAAACACAGATACCACGCCGTTACCTGCAGAATTTCCATCCGTCCAATAAGACCAGGTTTAGGGATAAAGATTTTGCGGTCGAACCGTCCAGGCCTCACAAGCGCAGGATCGAGAATGTCTGGTCTGTTTGTGGAAGCAATGGTGATGACCTCTCCCCTTCCTTCAAAACCATCTAAAGAAACAAGTAGCTGGgacacaaaaaaatgaataaaattacCATCCCGTTATATAACGAAGAAAACTATTACACAATCTGAAATGTCTGGAACCTGATTAAGAGTGGCATCCCTTTCTTGTCCTCCAGAACCCTTTATTAACCCACGCTCCCTTCCAACAGCATCCAA from Arabidopsis thaliana chromosome 3, partial sequence includes these protein-coding regions:
- the TRZ4 gene encoding tRNAse Z4 — protein: MDTQDTSPSVLLFFDKQRFIFNAGEGLQRFCTEHKIKLSKVDHIFLSRVCSETAGGLPGLLLTLAGIGEQGLSVNVWGPSDLKYLVDAMRSFIPRAAMVHTRSFGPSLNISDSAPQIGLSKPKDDAYVLVDDEVVKISAILLEPSRLEESGSKPGETAVIYVCELPEIKGKFDPKKAMALGLRAGPKYSYLQSGQSVKSDFKDITVHPSDVMGPSVPGPVVLLVDCPTESHAEELLSIPSMKTYYSCLDNSTDGAKLVNCIIHLSPASVTNSSTYRSWMKRFHSAQHILAGHEAKNMEFPILRASSRITARLNYLCPQFFPAPGFWSHQHDNNSINPTSLSKCFDSNLGESISAENLLKFTLRPHGNLGVDRSSIPSRLTALRVMDELLSEIPEISSKTEEIKQLWNGQHNKMMIEEPWLGESTVPSCLENIRRDDMEIVLLGTGSSQPSKYRNVTAIYIDLFSRGSILLDCGEGTLGQLKRRYGLEGADEAVRNLRCIWISHIHADHHTGLARILARRRELLKGLAHEPAIVVGPRSLKNFLDAYQRLEDLDMEFLDCRNTTTTSWASVETSRPEKNTSSGNAEGSLFSKGSLMQSIYKRPSSPLTDNSSALPFLKKLKKVLGEMGLEHLISFPVVHCPQAFGVSLKAAERKNIAGDEIPGWKMVYSGDTRPCPEMVEASKGATVLIHEATFEDALVEEAVAKNHSTTKEAIKVGSSAGVYRTVLTHFSQRYPKIPVIDESHMHNTCIAFDMMSINMADLHVLPKILPYFKTLFRNQVVEEEEEEEETDDDSLIRDKVPSFFIN